A genomic stretch from Leptospira licerasiae serovar Varillal str. VAR 010 includes:
- a CDS encoding cysteine rich repeat-containing protein, translating to MYWSILPFFLMLVGVSVYAQGGGSGKPRMGGPGSPCFEDKQKFCNDIPKGQGRIRDCLMENSDKLSPECKEHLDKRWGQKKS from the coding sequence ATGTACTGGTCGATTCTTCCGTTCTTTCTGATGTTAGTGGGTGTTTCGGTTTACGCACAGGGAGGGGGTTCCGGTAAGCCTAGAATGGGAGGTCCTGGAAGTCCTTGCTTTGAAGATAAGCAAAAATTCTGTAACGATATCCCGAAAGGTCAGGGAAGGATCAGAGATTGTTTGATGGAAAATTCCGATAAACTATCTCCGGAATGTAAGGAACATCTGGATAAGAGATGGGGACAAAAAAAGTCCTGA
- a CDS encoding SDR family oxidoreductase, with translation MKTVKGKRILITGAAMGMGKIYAALSVQEKAASLVLWDLDSKALSVTEKDLKSDTTKIYTEVVDVSDREKIRKAASKIESQLGGVDIIINNAGIVRGKYFWEHDPESDIEATMSVNALGPMYITRFLLPKMLSDRSGDFRIVNISSAAGLLSNPKMSVYCASKWAETGWSDSLRLELLQSGYGHIKVTTVNPAYISTGMFEGVKGMLFTPILSPEYVTSKVWKAMKEGKPRLLLPWTIYLSNALRGILPLPVFDWIADKIFGVYRTMENFKGRN, from the coding sequence ATGAAAACCGTAAAGGGAAAGAGAATATTAATCACCGGCGCCGCAATGGGAATGGGAAAAATATACGCCGCACTTTCCGTACAAGAAAAGGCCGCTTCGTTAGTTCTTTGGGATCTAGACTCGAAAGCTCTAAGTGTTACCGAAAAAGATCTAAAATCGGACACTACTAAAATTTATACGGAAGTTGTGGATGTGTCCGATCGTGAAAAGATCCGAAAGGCCGCCTCCAAGATCGAGTCCCAACTGGGAGGTGTAGATATAATCATAAATAACGCGGGTATCGTAAGAGGAAAGTATTTCTGGGAACATGACCCTGAATCCGATATAGAAGCTACTATGTCGGTTAACGCTTTAGGTCCGATGTATATAACGAGATTTCTGCTCCCTAAAATGTTATCCGATAGATCCGGAGATTTTAGGATCGTAAACATTTCTTCTGCAGCCGGTTTACTCTCGAATCCTAAAATGAGTGTTTATTGCGCCTCCAAGTGGGCAGAAACAGGATGGAGCGACTCCTTACGATTGGAATTGCTCCAATCAGGTTATGGACATATCAAAGTTACTACGGTAAACCCTGCCTATATTTCTACGGGAATGTTCGAGGGAGTTAAAGGAATGTTGTTCACTCCCATACTTTCTCCCGAATATGTGACCTCGAAAGTTTGGAAAGCGATGAAAGAAGGAAAACCTAGACTACTTTTACCTTGGACAATATATCTTTCCAACGCATTAAGAGGAATACTTCCTTTACCCGTTTTTGACTGGATTGCGGATAAAATTTTCGGGGTTTATAGAACTATGGAAAACTTTAAAGGGAGAAACTGA
- the bcp gene encoding thioredoxin-dependent thiol peroxidase, whose protein sequence is MSTLKAGSKAPSFTTLNQDGEKVSLKDLAGKKGLVLYFYPKDQTPGCTTEACDFRDNFARLKKEGYNVVGVSKDSVKSHQKFIEKQELNFTLLSDEDGSICEAYGVWQLKKFMGREFMGILRTTFLIGTDLKILKVYPKVSVKGHVDEILGDIKALGKK, encoded by the coding sequence ATGAGCACTTTAAAAGCGGGGTCCAAGGCCCCTAGTTTTACCACCCTGAACCAAGACGGGGAAAAGGTCTCTCTCAAGGATCTGGCCGGAAAAAAAGGTTTAGTATTATATTTTTATCCCAAGGATCAAACCCCGGGTTGTACTACCGAGGCTTGCGATTTTAGGGATAATTTCGCGAGACTCAAAAAAGAAGGCTATAATGTAGTAGGAGTCTCCAAGGATTCGGTTAAGTCCCACCAAAAATTCATCGAAAAACAAGAACTCAATTTTACTCTTCTCTCCGACGAGGACGGAAGTATCTGCGAGGCGTACGGGGTCTGGCAGTTGAAAAAGTTTATGGGAAGAGAATTTATGGGAATTCTCAGGACCACATTCCTGATCGGAACGGATCTTAAAATTTTAAAAGTATATCCTAAGGTAAGCGTGAAAGGCCACGTAGATGAGATACTAGGCGATATCAAGGCGTTGGGTAAAAAATGA